Genomic window (Ananas comosus cultivar F153 linkage group 16, ASM154086v1, whole genome shotgun sequence):
GTGAGCGCCGGGCCTCTCTGGCCGACTGCACTCACCCACCGCCAGCGCCTAgccgccggagctccctatTGGCGGGACTCGACCCATGCTCTCCTCGGGTTAGTGGGGCTAGGGCATCAGTGCCCGTCATCGCCGCCACCTCCCGACGCCGGCCGACGTGAGCCCCAACCCTTATCCGTCGTCAGCACCCTCCTGCTGCCGGAGCGCTCGCCGCCCAGCTGTCGCCGGCCAGCCCTAGCTCTTCCCTGGCCGGTAAGCTTGATTTCAGCCTTTCTGCGCATAGTTTCCTGTTCTcgtcactgttccggcgacccgaggctgttccgatgcctccgggggtgagcacggtgatcgtctgtcagtcctgatcacagtgctcacctcatttagagTCAACGAGCCCCTGGTTAGTGAGATAAGCATGCTTTTCCTGCTGTGCGCgctatttcactaattttcgCATCGCTCGTGTGCGTGCCACAGTCGGCAGTGCTccaaaaggtgagcacggtctccggcacgccgatacctgtcagtaggtgtctcggtttAGCTGAATGACTTCTggtttgtgtagacggaccataaaagcgctgaaatcacataaaataatgtgatttcggataatcggaagggcttttatgcaacttcGTTcatcgtggctgctgttggcagcaagtatgggctgaggataacctctggactgatcgtccaaggccccaagcctttgcgggaatcagaaagtgattttcggcgcgtttctcggcgaaatccgccgacgaaatgcgggttcgggtcggaattattccgacggtgcttcgtgataGATTGtttagtcgctgagccttgttggctggtcactcacgtcatttcgagggttcgaaaatgacgggtgagcgacagtgggttccggtgtcgaaatcgaCACTTCCGAAAATTCGGATCGGAACAAATagccgacgataatcgtttcaatGCGAGGCCTTGTGTTGGCTGCCAAGATAATCAatttgatgtgttttgtggcagcgggtgactcgtagcacgagtcggtgcGTTCCAGGACAGttgtgggtcccggcggagtcccggtgcgattacGGGACCTCCCGCGTATTACGGCGAttggtttgggaaaccgattccagtgggtttatttgtggggctGTGTGTTTAgtatttcttagttgtgggttagatattAACCCGGTGGACCCCCCGTAGGTCCGGTTGTCATTCTTTCGCAgacaggagacaggcgcgatatccttacaggtgggtacttcgatccgacgtcagtacagtggtgcacgctcggtgatggtttcttacccttgctcttttgttattatccatgcatatactatatgttgagctttgcacctctattgtttacattacactctactcagatgttcCCATTCTTCGTATCaggtgtaggagtagagtagtctaTCTATTTGTGATAcctatgacctggttggtcgattctcgtacttcgtattagtgacctggttggtcgattcttgtacttcgtatcagtgacctggttggtcgattctcgtactttgtATTAGTGACCttgttggtcgattctcgtacttcgtattagtGATCTGGTTAGTCGGTTCATGTATgtcgtatctgtgacctattgCTCGGTTCTTGCATCTACACTTTAGTTCACccttgagcagtatttgcatacttctgagaggatgttgagttgttccatcctaattgacctgagtggtcagttcttgttcttccttacagttgatgacctatacggtcggtgagccctgtgggcaggattgccggctggttgccgacggttgacctctgagcatatcagcattgaccgcccgagactcgttcgcatttcacgaacaccggcagtctgatccaccgcaaggggtgttcttttccgaaaaagtggttgcaggtgtcaacccgtgagccctaaaggggttatatgcatgttagagcggCAGTGGTACTGTCAGGAGGTCTCCAATGTGAACCTCcagggcacaggcttgaggttcaGGTGTGGACCAACAGAGCAgcagatttcagattgggtatatttggtctatacatccagttgacgcatatgtctataatagcagtcgttgcatgcatacttacagattttactttatagttgtcttgctactatagtagatattcatgtatgctttctgttctagttatagtagcggtagccgttattcagtatagttcctactttctttcagtttattgctactgtattcagtatatctgctcattaccttatttatctcttactgatccggtgagtactcctcgccttcatcggcttgcggtacccactgggaggggagacatgtttacatgttctcacctcccccaccatttttcaggcaTTGCAGGCGGTGAgattgagacgagacgtgagacacgtggATAGCTGTCGATAGAACTTCTGGCCCGGTTTGTGTAGTTTAGTTACTACCTTtgttatttctgttgatatgacttagacatctatatggttcagtattttattatgtttaattattcaagatttcagttggttttcCGAATGAGATAAAGATTTCTGGATTTTTGTAAAAaggaaaggttttctacccttcgtggtagcgtgttttcaaaagaaaaggttttcgtctgggaaacagctttcaaaagagttttctcgtggttttcttgacttagtatttcaaaataagttttcggGTATGAAACGTTTTAAttgatagttgtggatttatattCAGATCTCTGTTtatgaacctgtggtgaatggtgtatggatatTGAATGTATGATgacttgtatattcatttagttgtggttgtatcctgttttatatcttgtacttgtgcgacgccatgcaaatacaggggagactctgttcgtgtGAACAGTAGaatctctgtatttgtggcggatctggcataccctgaggtcatattttcaaaaaaaaaaaaattctaatcacTTCCGCtatattttcaaactaaaagggaccccggggcatgacacgcCGAGTTCTcttttgctggatctgaagctgGTTGGGTTCGTCTTGCGCTACCTTGGAAGCATGCCGACGAGGTGCAACGtagtcgttgtatcgctaggagtaattatcgggaagcctcgcacgtggagagGGCAATTTCGCTTTTAGGACAGTGCTCTgcacgcctcgatccacaggccttatctaaaccttttttttaccgccactacaacaaaattgctTTTTAGCGGCAATTTAATAGCGGTGATTATCAAACGGCCACTATTACTATTATCTTACAGTACTTTAGCGgcaattgttttaaaaaatatatttttatcgactaatatttatatattaaatataatctaaccCAATCTCAACCCGAttccaacccaacccaacctcAACCCTATTCCAACCCAACCGCCTGATTCGCTCGTGAGCGACCTATTCTCTCTCTGCCCTTAACCTCTCTTCGAGCTCCGATCTTCTCGGCCCCGACCTCTGAGCTCAGAGAAGACGCAATTTAATGGCGTCTTCTCCGAGCTCCGATCCCAATCTTCTCGGGCCCGAGTGCTTCAAGAAGATCTGCCACCGACGGTGTCGCCCTCGGCCTCCACCTCCACGAGCGCGGCGGCGCTCCGACGACCTAGATCACGGACCCCTAGAGCTTGCGCACGGTTAAGCTCGCGATGAGGGCCACGGCGAGGATCAGGATCACCCACTTGACCAGAGCCCCGAATCTCCACCGCTGATGCCGATTCGCCTTCGCGTTGATCTACTGCTCCTTGTAgatctcctcatcctcctcttcctcgtcgTCCGCGTCAAGTAACGGCGTTTTGGGGGTGCCCAGGGATGCCCTAGGGTTTGGGTAGGTCGAGCTCGGGGTCGGGGCCGCCGTGGAGGAGTGGGGAGGGTGATCACCAAAGCGGGATTTGGGCTTGGAGATGGATCTGCGGCGGATTACGGTTTTGGGATTGGGGGGTCACGAGGGGCTTTCTAGGGCTCGGCGCCTTGGCGATCTCCGGGGAGGGGTTTCCGACGTGCGGGGGCGATGATTTCGGTGGCGAATCCTCGAAACCTTTGACATTAGCAGAAGAAGTCGGCGCCGactttgctgctgctgctgcttcgcCGTTTTGGATTACGACGACGACTTCGCCTTGCTTTCGATCAATGCTGTTGTCTTTGTGAGTATCGTCGTCCATGGCCAAtgaaagagacaaaaaaaaacccaaaaaaaaataatccttGAGAAGCGCTTCTGAGTAGTAGATTTTTTAGAGAAGTGCTTCTACATTTTGATGATCAGCTCCTTTTTTTACAGTGGCCAATTTATTCAGGACATTCGATCACAGTTGGAAAATGACTTCATGAAATCACTGCAGGCTGAGGTTCTATTTAAATATTGCTTGATAAATTAGTAGTATTTACGTGCTCTTTTCTAACTTTCAGCCATTCTAATTGTTTACAGGTAACAGATGATTATGAAGCGGAAGCTATTAGACCATTGTCATGGTATCCAGGGAACGTTGCGCGGCATTTGAACTTTTCTCGTATGCAACTTAGAAAGAACCAGGCACTTGAGAGGTAAtttgtaacgtatcgaaacccgaaaacgataatcgaactttaatcaaatttGTTAAAGTGTCGAGAGAAACGGATTGGTGAGTTCCATTttgcattccaacaaggttggaaggacaaaaatgagtttaagaagtgttggaatggttttggcaTCGAATGGCGCGAAGTTGAGTCGAATCGAAGcctaaaacagcattctggagctgttgtaccggtacaaggtgatggttgtaccggtacaaccagcgcaaTTCGAGCtgagtagctctcgggttggtgcagtccaggccttgtaccggtacaagaccccttgtaccggtacagaccctGCGCACCCGAGAGGCAGCTCTCTGGTTTGGCTCACTGTTTGGCCTTGTACCTGTACAagaatccttgtaccggtacaagaggcccCGGACAGCATTTTGAAGTCTGATGCAAATAAGACTTTGTGGGGGGTTTGTTCGCAATTGTTGCAACATTTTATGAGCCTAAGCCCTCTCCCTTTCACAGCACACTCtcaaacacactctctctctcttatttatctctttctctctctagaaaaaccCTAGGGCttggtggagaaggtggagaagaagaagaagaagttggattttggaggcttggaggctttggtggctctccaacaaggtggatTTTGGTGAGCTcgtggctaaggtgagtttattGCACAagagagtctagggtttggttttaaaccttgggatttagagttttgatcctctaattaACCTAGAAATCCTCTAAAGACCATAACTCCATGAAAAACATGGATTTCttggacccctctcatggtggatcactagggctcaaagtagatgccctagggatggttctaaaagtttagaaaccttattagagagcttcccaagtgattctaaactttcttttgcttagcaatgagatcaatctaggagaaatgcAAAAATGGCtcgttagggcatcccaaaaaggggttttgcccaagttgggttttgatctattttgatcatgcGGAAACccaattgagggtattttaaacgcgttggaatgctcggttcgacaatccgacgagtgtatgcaaagttattaacaaaaatatcattttccgtacagatagccgcagcacgcggattagggcttcaaaaattccaagaaattcaccgaAGTATCCTtgtaaccatctaaggtgggtggtgcattccaaggacatcggaaatctctctatgtctaagtgtcatattttgagcatatgtgcatttttgagcatcttgcataatagggttaattgtgagttTTGCTATAGCctaatgtaaattcaaatgcatgttaaatgtttgtaagagtgtgagaatgatgatccctatgtatgcatgattgtgacaagaacctagaagggttagtaaacgaaAAGTGACACTTGACATAGATCTAGCAAGTGACATCGACGAGTCTAGAATccttagtaaacaagtgtggcattttgCATGAGGACAAGAATCTAGaacttagagaacaagtgtggcatgagttcAAGAACTCGATAGTGTATATGACATTAGAGATAGTAAGGAATGCAAGAACAAGAACGATTGAGATATTttgacattcaaccttagtgttaagggtcatttgagcatagtcttccttaaagttaaggaatggattgaacttggaatcctcaaatgtaggattgatcgtactcactttagtccttgctcgaggttgtggtagctccccctcgggcgatgtgctccggagtcgacatcactgggttgtagcgggtatctccccagaggacggtcccatcgggttgtagcgggtatctccccgattattgggattttgagttggtgagtttgttgagggcgaaacctacgggttagccaagagattgggtattgacactatgaccttgcattcatcatgagcattatattgtgcacatcattttatattgttcaggcatattagttgcatttgctagttggttacttactttcctttattctattatgcctgattagacctagtgggatagtcggcgtggttagttgtcgaacccactggaaactttgttgtagttctcacacccctatttccacagagccgggacccagcgagccggcagacaatcacggtaagggcatcgcgtc
Coding sequences:
- the LOC109722080 gene encoding tRNA (cytosine(34)-C(5))-methyltransferase-like translates to MPIRLRVDLLLLVDLLILLFLVVRVNGQFIQDIRSQLENDFMKSLQAEVTDDYEAEAIRPLSWYPGNVARHLNFSRMQLRKNQALERFHEFLKQENEIGNITRQEAVSMVPPLFLDVLLDLYS